A stretch of Lathyrus oleraceus cultivar Zhongwan6 chromosome 6, CAAS_Psat_ZW6_1.0, whole genome shotgun sequence DNA encodes these proteins:
- the LOC127093071 gene encoding uncharacterized protein LOC127093071 yields the protein MAARCSFFSPTSSDIAIFSHSLTPSLSLQTPTTTQTRTFLKRRTGSSSVRPLVCAATNNPLQYRKLGDSDLNISEITLGTMTFGEQNSEKEAHDILSYAFEHGINALDTAEAYPIPMKKETQGRTDLYVASWLKSQSRDKIIVATKVCGYSERSSYLRDNADILRVDSANIKESVEKSLNRLGTDYIDLLQIHWPDRYVALFGEYSYDPSKWRPSVPFVEQLQAFQELINEGKVRYIGVSNETSYGVMEFVHAAKVEGLPKIVSIQNSYSLLVRSRFETDLVEVCHPKNYNIGLLSYSPLGGGTLTGKYIDINSEAGKSGRLNLFPGYMERYNKSISREATIKYLELAKKHGITPVQLALGFARDRPFMTSSIIGATSVNQLKENIDAFTTTERPLPAEVMTDIEAIFKRYKDPTIF from the exons ATGGCCGCTCGGTGTTCCTTCTTTTCTCCCACTTCCTCCGACATTGCTATCTTTTCCCACTCTCtcacaccatcactctcacttCAAACACCAACAACAACCCAAACAAGAACTTTCCTGAAGAGAAGAACCGGGTCATCGTCTGTGAGGCCTCTCGTTTGTGCCGCCACCAACAACCCTCTGCAATACCGGAAACTCGGTGATTCTGACCTCAACATCAGTGAAATTACTCTTGGTACT ATGACATTTGGGGAGCAAAACTCAGAGAAAGAAGCTCATGACATACTTAGTTATGCATTTGAACATGGCATTAACGCTTTGGATACTGCTGAGGCT TACCCAATTCCAATGAAGAAAGAAACGCAAGGAAGAACTGATCTCTATGTTGCTAGCTGGTTGAAATCTCAATCTCGTGACAAG ATTATTGTAGCGACAAAAGTGTGTGGTTATTCTGAGAGATCGAGTTACTTACGCGACAATGCAGACATTTTGAGGGTTGATTCTGCAAATATCAAAGAAAGTGTGGAGAAAAGCCTTAACCGTCTTGGGACTGATTATATTGATTTGTTGCAAATTCACTG GCCAGATCGATACGTTGCATTGTTTGGTGAATATTCCTACGATCCTTCAAAATGGAGGCCTAGCGTGCCGTTTGTTGAACAGTTGCAAGCCTTTCAAGAGCTTATCAATGAAGGAAAG GTGCGTTACATAGGCGTTTCAAACGAGACTTCATATGGAGTGATGGAGTTTGTCCATGCAGCTAAAGTTGAGGGACTTCCAAAGATTGTTAGCATCCAAAACAGCTATAGCTTGCTTGTAAGAAGTCGTTTTGAAA CTGATCTTGTGGAAGTTTGCCATCCCAAGAATTACAACATTGGCTTGCTATCCTATTCTCCACTTGGAGGTGGAACACTCACAGGAAAATATATAGATATAAATTCTGAAGCTGGAAAAAGTGGAAGATTAAATCTTTTCCCTGGCTACATGGAAAGATATAACAAATCAATTTCGCGG GAAGCAACTATTAAGTATCTTGAGTTGGCCAAGAAACATGGTATAACTCCTGTTCAGCTTGCGCTTGGTTTTGCAAGAGATCGTCCATTCATGACGAGTTCAATCATCGGTGCAACTTCTGTGAACCAACTTAAAGAAAACATTGATGCTTTTACAACAACAGAACGGCCTTTACCAGCAGAAGTCATGACAGACATTGAAGCTATCTTCAAAAGATACAAAGATCCTACCATTTTTTGA